In Poecile atricapillus isolate bPoeAtr1 chromosome W, bPoeAtr1.hap1, whole genome shotgun sequence, one DNA window encodes the following:
- the LOC131591731 gene encoding ADP-sugar pyrophosphatase-like, with product MAAETSTEVAKTAKQFVLKEEVIVERQWLKLAETTYTDPFGKTRTWETVKRTGNKKGVTADGVAVIAVLQRTLHYDCVVLVKQFRPPINGYCLEFPAGLIEENESAENAALRELKEETGYKGEVIECTPALCLDPGMSNSTTHIVSVIINGDEAENTRPKQNLDDGEFVEVVSLPKNDLLQRIDELAAEEHLAVDARVYTYALALKRAAEKPLQVPFMKF from the exons ATGGCAGCTGAGACATCCACAGAAGTTGCAAAAACAGCTAAACAATTCGTCCTTAAGGAAGAG GTAATCGTAGAAAGACAATGGTTGAAGCTTGCAGAAACAACTTACACTGATCCATTTGGGAAAACCAG AACTTGGGAAACTGTAAAGCGTACTGGCAACAAAAAGGGAGTTACAGCTGATG GTGTAGCAGTGATAGCAGTGCTACAGAGAACCCTGCACTATGACTGCGTTGTCCTGGTGAAACAGTTCAGGCCCCCAATCAATGGCTACTGCTTGGAATTTCCTGCAG GCCTCATTGAGGAGAACGAGTCagcagaaaatgctgctctTCGAGAGCTGAAGGAAGAAACTGGGTACAAGGGGGAAGTCATTGAATGTACTCCAg CTCTGTGCTTGGACCCAGGAATGTCAAACAGCACAACACACATCGTGAGCGTCATCATTAATGGAGATGAGGCTGAGAACACAAGACCTAAGCAAAACCTTG ATGATGGAG AATTTGTGGAAGTTGTTTCACTTCCAAAGAATGACCTACTGCAAAGAATTGATG aactAGCCGCAGAGGAACATCTGGCAGTAGATGCCAGGGTTTATACTTATGCTTTGGCTCTGAAGCGTGCAGCAGAAAAACCGCTCCAAGTTCCTTTTATGAAGTTCTAG
- the LOC131592046 gene encoding protein transport protein Sec61 subunit alpha isoform X1, which produces MGIKFLEVIKPFCAVLPEIQKPERKIQFREKVLWTAITLFIFLVCCQIPLFGIMSSDSADPFYWMRVILASNRGTLMELGISPIVTSGLIMQLLAGAKIIEVGDTPKDRALFNGAQKLFGMIITIGQAIVYVMTGMYGDPAEMGAGICLLIIIQLFVAGLIVLLLDELLQKGYGLGSGISLFIATNICETIVWKAFSPTTINTGRGTEFEGAVIALFHLLATRTDKVRALREAFYRQNLPNLMNLIATVFVFAVVIYFQGFRVDLPIKSARYRGQYSSYPIKLFYTSNIPIILQSALVSNLYVISQMLSVRFSGNFLVNLLGQWADVSGGGPARSYPVGGLCYYLSPPESMGAIFEDPVHVIVYIIFMLGSCAFFSKTWIEVSGSSAKDVAKQLKEQQMVMRGHRDTSMVHELNRYIPTAAAFGGLCIGALSVLADFLGAIGSGTGILLAVTIIYQYFEIFVKEQAEVGGVGALFF; this is translated from the exons ATGGGCA TAAAATTTTTAGAAGTTATTAAGCCATTCTGTGCAGTGTTACCTGAAATCCAGAAACCGGAAAGAAAA ATCCAGTTCAGAGAGAAGGTACTATGGACAGCCATCACACTCTTCATTTTCTTAGTGTGCTGCCAG ATCCCTTTGTTTGGAATCATGTCATCAGATTCTGCAGACCCCTTCTATTGGATGCGAGTCATTCTTGCATCAAACAGAG gtACTTTGATGGAATTGGGTATCTCACCCATTGTGACATCAGGTTTGATcatgcagctgctggcaggagcaaaGATCATTGAAGTTGGTGATACTCCaaaagacagagccttgttcaATGGAGCTCAGAAAT TATTTGGGATGATTATTACCATTGGGCAAGCCATTGTGTATGTTATGACTGGAATGTATGGAGATCCTGCTGAAATGGGTGCTGGAATTTGTCTTCTTATTATAATTCAG CTGTTTGTAGCTGGTTTGATTGTGTTGCTGCTAGATGAGTTGCTACAGAAAGGTTATGGATTGGGGTCTGGTATTTCCCTGTTTATTGCTACCAATATCTGTGAAACAATTGTCTGGAAAGCTTTCAGTCCCACGACCATCAACACTGGCAGAG GAACAGAGTTTGAGGGTGCTGTGATTGCATTATTCCATCTCCTGGCCACACGAACTGACAAAGTCCGGGCTTTGCGGGAGGCTTTTTACCGACAGAATCTGCCCAATCTCATGAACCTGATTGCTACAGTGTTTGTGTTTGCTGTAGTCATCTATTTCCAG GGATTCCGAGTGGATTTACCCATCAAGTCTGCGCGATACCGTGGGCAGTACAGCAGCTATCCCATCAAGCTGTTCTATACCtccaacattcccatcattctgCAGTCTGCCTTAGTGTCAAACCTCTACGTCATTTCCCAGATGTTGTCTGTTCGTTTCAGTGGCAACTTCTTGGTGAACTTACTGGGACAGTGGGCA GATGTCAGTGGAGGTGGCCCTGCTCGCTCTTACCCTGTTGGTGGCCTGTGCTACTACTTGTCCCCTCCAGAATCCATGGGTGCAATATTTGAGGATCCTGTCCATGTAATagtttatataatatttatgtTGGGATCCTGTGCATTCTTCTCCAAGACTTGGATTGAGGTGTCTGGCTCATCAGCAAAAGAT GTTGCCAAGCAACTCAAAGAACAGCAAATGGTGATGAGAGGCCACAGGGATACATCAATGGTTCATGAGCTTAACAG ATACATCCCTACAGCAGCTGCATTTGGTGGTTTGTGCATCGGTGCCCTTTCAGTACTGGCTGACTTTCTAGGAGCCATTGGCTCTGGCACTGGCATTCTGCTTGCAGTCACTATTATTTAtcagtattttgaaatatttgtaaaagaACAGGCTGAAGTTGGAGGAGTAGGTGCATTATTTTTCTAG
- the LOC131592046 gene encoding protein transport protein Sec61 subunit alpha isoform X2: protein MSSDSADPFYWMRVILASNRGTLMELGISPIVTSGLIMQLLAGAKIIEVGDTPKDRALFNGAQKLFGMIITIGQAIVYVMTGMYGDPAEMGAGICLLIIIQLFVAGLIVLLLDELLQKGYGLGSGISLFIATNICETIVWKAFSPTTINTGRGTEFEGAVIALFHLLATRTDKVRALREAFYRQNLPNLMNLIATVFVFAVVIYFQGFRVDLPIKSARYRGQYSSYPIKLFYTSNIPIILQSALVSNLYVISQMLSVRFSGNFLVNLLGQWADVSGGGPARSYPVGGLCYYLSPPESMGAIFEDPVHVIVYIIFMLGSCAFFSKTWIEVSGSSAKDVAKQLKEQQMVMRGHRDTSMVHELNRYIPTAAAFGGLCIGALSVLADFLGAIGSGTGILLAVTIIYQYFEIFVKEQAEVGGVGALFF, encoded by the exons ATGTCATCAGATTCTGCAGACCCCTTCTATTGGATGCGAGTCATTCTTGCATCAAACAGAG gtACTTTGATGGAATTGGGTATCTCACCCATTGTGACATCAGGTTTGATcatgcagctgctggcaggagcaaaGATCATTGAAGTTGGTGATACTCCaaaagacagagccttgttcaATGGAGCTCAGAAAT TATTTGGGATGATTATTACCATTGGGCAAGCCATTGTGTATGTTATGACTGGAATGTATGGAGATCCTGCTGAAATGGGTGCTGGAATTTGTCTTCTTATTATAATTCAG CTGTTTGTAGCTGGTTTGATTGTGTTGCTGCTAGATGAGTTGCTACAGAAAGGTTATGGATTGGGGTCTGGTATTTCCCTGTTTATTGCTACCAATATCTGTGAAACAATTGTCTGGAAAGCTTTCAGTCCCACGACCATCAACACTGGCAGAG GAACAGAGTTTGAGGGTGCTGTGATTGCATTATTCCATCTCCTGGCCACACGAACTGACAAAGTCCGGGCTTTGCGGGAGGCTTTTTACCGACAGAATCTGCCCAATCTCATGAACCTGATTGCTACAGTGTTTGTGTTTGCTGTAGTCATCTATTTCCAG GGATTCCGAGTGGATTTACCCATCAAGTCTGCGCGATACCGTGGGCAGTACAGCAGCTATCCCATCAAGCTGTTCTATACCtccaacattcccatcattctgCAGTCTGCCTTAGTGTCAAACCTCTACGTCATTTCCCAGATGTTGTCTGTTCGTTTCAGTGGCAACTTCTTGGTGAACTTACTGGGACAGTGGGCA GATGTCAGTGGAGGTGGCCCTGCTCGCTCTTACCCTGTTGGTGGCCTGTGCTACTACTTGTCCCCTCCAGAATCCATGGGTGCAATATTTGAGGATCCTGTCCATGTAATagtttatataatatttatgtTGGGATCCTGTGCATTCTTCTCCAAGACTTGGATTGAGGTGTCTGGCTCATCAGCAAAAGAT GTTGCCAAGCAACTCAAAGAACAGCAAATGGTGATGAGAGGCCACAGGGATACATCAATGGTTCATGAGCTTAACAG ATACATCCCTACAGCAGCTGCATTTGGTGGTTTGTGCATCGGTGCCCTTTCAGTACTGGCTGACTTTCTAGGAGCCATTGGCTCTGGCACTGGCATTCTGCTTGCAGTCACTATTATTTAtcagtattttgaaatatttgtaaaagaACAGGCTGAAGTTGGAGGAGTAGGTGCATTATTTTTCTAG